A window from Schistosoma haematobium chromosome 1, whole genome shotgun sequence encodes these proteins:
- the CFDP2_11 gene encoding Craniofacial development protein 2 (EggNog:ENOG410V5MC~COG:A): MGSHGPTIIKASFQTKKEGISMNVIQCYAPTNDYNEDAKDQFYNRLQSIIETCPTKDLTILMGDFNAKVGTDNTGYEDIMGRQGPGERNENGERFANLCAFNKLVIGGTIFPYKRIHKTTWTSPDHYTQNQIDHIYINKTFRRTIEDVRTKRGADIASDHHLLVAKMKLKLKKHWTMGRTHIEESTQLHHKLSPHMESSRSSEEKRKTKEHITPRNGDRHEKSGQELDGTRKEGPGQSELENGGRRPMLHWE; the protein is encoded by the coding sequence atgggatcTCATGGACCAacgatcatcaaagcctccttccaaacaaagaaagagggcatttcaatgaacgtcatccaatgctatgcgcctaccaacgactacaatgaagacgctaaagatcaattctacaataggctgcagtcaatcatcgagacgtgcccaacaaaggacctgaccattctgatgggagatttcaacgccaaggttggaacagacaacactggatatgaagacatcatgggacgacaaggaccgggagaaagaaacgaaaatggtgagagatttgcaaatctatgtgccttcaataagctggtcataggcggcaccatattcccatataaacgcatacacaaaaccacatggacttcaccggatcactatacacaaaaccaaatcgaccatatttacatcaacaaaacgttcaggaggactatagaggacgtgagaaccaagagaggagctgatatagcatcagatcatcacttgctggtcgccaagatgaaattgaaactcaagaagcactggacaatggggcggacacacattgaggaaagcacccaactgcatcacaagctaagccctcacatggaatcctcaaggtcaagtgaagagaagagaaagaccaaagaacatattacgccgagaaatggagatagacatgagaaaagtggacaagaattggatggaactagaaaagaaggcccaggacagagtgagttggagaatggtggtcggcggcctatgctccattgggagtaa